GGACCGACCTATTTCAGGCGGGCCGGTCCTCCTCCCCGGGCTCATCAAAAACCGTTACGATTTACTTATGGCCGTAACGGGTAACGGAAAGCCCTTCTGGGTCGATATCGGTAGTATTGCCGCTGATCACATCCGCAACAAACTTGCCGGAGCCCAGAGACATCGTCCAACCCAACGTACCGTGACCGGTATTCATATATAAATTTGCATAGCGAGAGCCACCCAGAACCGGCGTACCATCGGGCGTCATTGGACGTAATCCGGTCCAGAACTCAGCTTGTTCGATATCACCACCCCCCGGAAACAGATCCGAAACCGTAAACTCAACATTCTTACGACGCTTTTCCATTAAGGATGTATCGTATGATGTTATCTCAGCAGTACCACCCACCCGGATACGGTCTTCAAAACGGGTGACCGCCACCTTATAGGTTTCATCCATAATCGTAGACACCGGTGCTTTGCTCTCATCAATGATAGGCAGCGTCAGGGAATAACCTTTAATAGGATATACAGGGATAACAACCCCCACATTTGCCAATAGCAAAGTGGAATAACTACCGAGGCACATCAGATAACGATCAGCTGTCAAAGTACCCTGCTTTGTTTTCACCCCAACTATTTGGGTGTCGTCGCTGATCAACCCTTCAATATCAGTATCAAACTTAAACTCGACCCCTAGTTTCTTACACTCTTCTGCCAGAGCATTAGTAAACTTAAAGCAATCACCCGTTTCATCACCTGGCAGGCGTAAACCTCCGACAATTTTATCTCTGACATGCCCCAGAGCAGGTTCACGCTCAACACAGCCCGCTTGATCTAAAACTTCATAATCAACACCGCACTCTTCCAGCACCGAGATATCTTTAGCTGCCGCATCAACCTGCTTCTGCGTACGAAAAACCTGCAGAGTGCCATTGGTACGCGAGTCATAATCAATATCTAACTGAGAACGGAGATCTTTGAAACAATCACGGCTATACTCAGCCAGACGCATCATGCGCGCTTTGTTAGTATGGTATGAAGACTGATTACAGTTGGTCAGCATCTTCGTCATCCACTTAAGCGTATTTGCATTAATCTTGGGATTAACCATCAGTGGTGCCAGGTCCTGCATCATCCACTTCACCGCTTTCAGCGGTACACCAGGGGCTGCCCAGGGAGCAGAATAACCCGGTGAGATTTGACCGGCATTAGCAAAACTGGTCTCCATTGCCGGCGAACTCTGCCGATCGACAACAGTCACCTGGTGGCCCTGCTTAGCCAGATACCAGGCGCTGGTTACGCCGATAACACCGCTACCCAAAATCAAAATATGCATGACAAATACCTATCAATTTTTATAGTTATGACCAACAAATTATTCAGCTAGTCTATTGCATCTTTGACAGATTATTATTTTGTATTTAAACTTATTTCAAAAAAATTACCCTGCATAACAATAGCAATAATAACTTTTACCTCCATTTGGTCTAACGGGCGAAGTAACTCTATGAATACTAAACATAAACGCAAACTTGATAAGATCGACCTGAATATCCTGAAGACGCTCCAGGAAAATGGTCGCATCAGCTATGTAGAACTGGCCGATATCGTTGGACTAAGCACAACCCCTTGTATGGAGCGAGTGAAACGCCTTGAGAAAGATGGCCTTATCCAGGGCTACTATGCACGTATTGACCCGCAAGCGATGGGCTATGGCATGCTGGTATTTGTCGAGATTTCCCTCTCTTACCAGTCACCCGACGCTTTCCAGAAATTCAATCTGGCTGTAGCTTCATTACCCTATGTACTGGAATGCCACTTGGTTTCAGGTGATGCCGACTTCCTCATCAAAGCAAGAATTGCAGACATGTCAGAATATCGGGCACTATTAGGTGAGATGCTATTAACATTGCCTGGAGTTAAAAACTCCAAGAGCTATATAGTGATGGAAGAGGTTAAAGAGTCTCTCAGCCTGCCGATTAACCCGAATCAGCCGAGAAGCTAACTGCTATAGAACCGATACCAGACAAAGCTCCTCACTAGCAGATGCGGTTCAACCTCAGCCAGGCTGGCGGCCAATCTCTATTAGCCAGTCATGAACCGCCTTTATGCGAGGATTATTCAACGCGCCCTCAGGATAAATAATATAGTAACTACAGCGACACTTTTGCTTTTCATAAGGCGCGATTAGCCGCCCCCTGATAATTTCTTCAGTGATAAGCGACTCACGCGCAATCGCGGCGCCAAGCCCGGATACGGCAGCCTTGATTGCCATATCACCTCGATTAAAATAGTGACCCCGGCTGGTATCAACCGTTTGCATGTCACTCACATCCAGCCAGTAACGCCATTCAGAGTCCGGGTCGGCATCCACCCAGGGGGTCGTATCATGTAATAATGGTACACGGTTCAGTGCTCCTGAATCCGTCCAATCGATATCACTAAAATACTCCGGGCTCACGACAGGAAAAAGATACTCATCCATCATGAGCGTATGGCTCAGACCAGGATAATCACCCACGCCATAATCTATCGCTATATCAAAATCACGGCTTTTAAGGTCAAGCAAACTACCGTCAGCGAAAGTTTCGATGCGTATATCCGGGAATCGTTTCTGAAAACCGCCGAGCCTTGGTATAAGCCACTTAAAGACAAATGACGGTATTGAACGAAGCCTGACATTCCCTTCAAGATCAAATCGTTTTATTCGCCCAATACAACTATTCAGGCTCAGCAGCGCCGGCCGGACCGTCTCATAGAACTGCCCCCCCTGAGGGGTCAATTCAACCTGACGTGTTTTACGGGTAAACAGCGTCACACCTAACTGCTGCTCCAGATTTTTAAT
The genomic region above belongs to Amphritea japonica ATCC BAA-1530 and contains:
- a CDS encoding D-amino acid dehydrogenase, with product MHILILGSGVIGVTSAWYLAKQGHQVTVVDRQSSPAMETSFANAGQISPGYSAPWAAPGVPLKAVKWMMQDLAPLMVNPKINANTLKWMTKMLTNCNQSSYHTNKARMMRLAEYSRDCFKDLRSQLDIDYDSRTNGTLQVFRTQKQVDAAAKDISVLEECGVDYEVLDQAGCVEREPALGHVRDKIVGGLRLPGDETGDCFKFTNALAEECKKLGVEFKFDTDIEGLISDDTQIVGVKTKQGTLTADRYLMCLGSYSTLLLANVGVVIPVYPIKGYSLTLPIIDESKAPVSTIMDETYKVAVTRFEDRIRVGGTAEITSYDTSLMEKRRKNVEFTVSDLFPGGGDIEQAEFWTGLRPMTPDGTPVLGGSRYANLYMNTGHGTLGWTMSLGSGKFVADVISGNTTDIDPEGLSVTRYGHK
- a CDS encoding LysR substrate-binding domain-containing protein, whose protein sequence is MKTFEAAARLHSFSQAASELSITPGAVSQQIKNLEQQLGVTLFTRKTRQVELTPQGGQFYETVRPALLSLNSCIGRIKRFDLEGNVRLRSIPSFVFKWLIPRLGGFQKRFPDIRIETFADGSLLDLKSRDFDIAIDYGVGDYPGLSHTLMMDEYLFPVVSPEYFSDIDWTDSGALNRVPLLHDTTPWVDADPDSEWRYWLDVSDMQTVDTSRGHYFNRGDMAIKAAVSGLGAAIARESLITEEIIRGRLIAPYEKQKCRCSYYIIYPEGALNNPRIKAVHDWLIEIGRQPG
- a CDS encoding Lrp/AsnC ligand binding domain-containing protein, with translation MNTKHKRKLDKIDLNILKTLQENGRISYVELADIVGLSTTPCMERVKRLEKDGLIQGYYARIDPQAMGYGMLVFVEISLSYQSPDAFQKFNLAVASLPYVLECHLVSGDADFLIKARIADMSEYRALLGEMLLTLPGVKNSKSYIVMEEVKESLSLPINPNQPRS